A genomic segment from Tuwongella immobilis encodes:
- a CDS encoding M16 family metallopeptidase translates to MPFHSHRLANGLQLIGETHPSMRSVAVGFFVRTGSRDEQPQVAGVSHFLEHMMFKGTPRRTALDVNLDFDRIGASYNAYTSEENTVYYASILPEYLPKAVDILADILRPSLRGDDFDMEKKVIIEEIGMYDDQPMWVAYDHARKFHYGDHPLGNTVLGSVESVGALTPEQMREYFQSRYVASNIVVSVAGNFDWDEFVRLVEAACSDWPQGNSDRTHRVAAPVGGGVHTLTKDKLNQAYAIRISSGPASESMQRYAGDTLALALGDDTGSRLYWALVDPGLADSADVSYYEYDHSGTFFVTLTCPPAAIDSNLAIVEKVLAEVQAEGITAEELDIAKTKIASRVVRSAERPMGRMQSIASAWTYTGEYRDVDTELSRYDAVTLEQVRQVLDEFPLTVATTLRLLPPEGSTEESEESDE, encoded by the coding sequence ATGCCCTTTCATTCGCATCGCTTGGCCAATGGCCTGCAATTGATCGGTGAGACGCATCCGAGCATGCGTTCGGTCGCGGTCGGCTTCTTCGTGCGGACCGGTTCCCGCGATGAACAGCCGCAAGTCGCAGGCGTGTCTCACTTTCTGGAACATATGATGTTCAAAGGAACGCCCCGCCGCACGGCGTTGGACGTGAATTTGGACTTCGACCGAATCGGTGCCTCGTACAACGCCTACACCAGCGAAGAAAACACGGTCTACTATGCGTCGATTCTGCCGGAATATCTGCCCAAAGCGGTGGACATTCTGGCGGATATTCTCCGCCCCAGCTTGCGGGGTGATGACTTTGACATGGAAAAGAAGGTCATCATCGAAGAAATCGGCATGTACGACGATCAGCCGATGTGGGTGGCCTACGATCACGCGCGAAAATTCCACTATGGCGACCATCCGCTGGGCAATACCGTGCTCGGCTCGGTGGAAAGCGTCGGCGCGCTCACGCCGGAACAAATGCGCGAATACTTCCAATCGCGCTATGTGGCGTCGAATATCGTCGTTTCCGTGGCGGGGAATTTCGATTGGGATGAATTCGTTCGCCTGGTGGAAGCGGCTTGCAGCGATTGGCCGCAGGGCAACTCCGACCGCACGCACCGCGTCGCCGCCCCAGTCGGGGGTGGGGTGCATACGCTGACCAAAGACAAACTCAATCAAGCGTATGCCATTCGGATTTCGTCCGGGCCAGCCTCAGAATCGATGCAACGCTATGCCGGCGATACGCTTGCGCTGGCGCTGGGCGACGACACCGGCAGCCGGTTGTACTGGGCGCTGGTCGATCCGGGCTTGGCGGATTCGGCAGATGTCAGCTATTACGAATATGACCATAGCGGCACATTCTTCGTCACGCTCACCTGCCCGCCTGCGGCGATTGACAGCAATTTGGCGATTGTCGAAAAAGTTCTCGCCGAAGTGCAAGCCGAGGGGATCACCGCCGAAGAATTGGACATCGCCAAGACGAAGATCGCCTCGCGGGTGGTCCGTTCGGCGGAACGTCCCATGGGTCGCATGCAATCCATCGCCTCGGCGTGGACGTACACTGGCGAATATCGGGACGTGGACACGGAATTATCCCGCTACGATGCCGTCACCTTGGAGCAAGTGCGGCAAGTGCTGGACGAATTCCCGTTGACCGTGGCGACCACGCTGCGCCTGTTGCCGCCCGAAGGCAGCACCGAGGAATCCGAAGAAAGCGACGAATAA
- a CDS encoding VOC family protein, which yields MPGLPVCGFDHCTVLITDVALARQFYGQQLGLREIAPPSTFDFIAVWYDLGGTYLHLLLKPLPDSESPRHFCLRVTDLQAAREVIRSQGIAITETVKIPGAERFFIRDPFGNRIEVLQWERPYQPEIDGRFQA from the coding sequence ATGCCTGGATTACCGGTTTGTGGATTCGATCATTGCACCGTGCTAATTACCGATGTCGCCCTGGCTCGCCAATTTTACGGCCAACAGTTGGGACTGCGGGAAATCGCGCCTCCGAGTACCTTCGACTTCATCGCCGTCTGGTACGATTTGGGCGGCACCTACCTGCATCTGTTGCTCAAACCGTTGCCGGATAGCGAAAGCCCCCGCCATTTTTGTCTGCGGGTGACCGATCTTCAGGCGGCCCGTGAGGTGATTCGCTCGCAAGGCATTGCCATTACGGAAACAGTGAAAATTCCCGGTGCCGAGCGATTTTTTATCCGCGATCCGTTTGGCAATCGCATTGAAGTGCTGCAATGGGAACGCCCGTATCAGCCGGAAATCGATGGGCGATTCCAGGCGTGA
- a CDS encoding YcjX family protein has translation MNWNLRGLKTAETRVGVVGLFNSGKTVLLTSLINHLMEQDPEQFRIGGTPSALIRKFKRHPVDSHWSEFNYDAHRDSLVHDGRWPVKTKDRSQFVCSFERSDWAFTDCRLKIYDLPGERIPDALMIGRSYAEWSDLLLKRFSDDASYRNPAAEFLDRVQASSLDREMILLAYRLTLARLILSFKPLISPSTFLLDESGSTVKRGTDAEIAALRFAGRSSDRQFAPLPASARASQPEMAAEFERFYDEYRDQVAAPNIAMLKACDRLVVLIDIPTLLAGGVGMFNDNRDLLQELFRVLQPGESLVGSLFRTAAYWGLPHQFRPSTITKCAFVCPKMDLVHPMDRDRLVHLLKKMVGRLAMDCDGLEATYLTCSAILSTKQVPTDDGSRVMAGMLYRDSKGNRLPPGEESRYTVSEVPADWPMNWQPGSYHFPAVYPQMPAMKSVPPVQKNLDTLLDFLLN, from the coding sequence ATGAATTGGAATCTGCGCGGCCTGAAAACCGCAGAAACCCGTGTTGGCGTGGTTGGCCTGTTTAACAGCGGCAAAACCGTGCTGCTCACCTCGCTCATCAACCACCTGATGGAACAAGATCCCGAGCAATTTCGCATCGGCGGCACACCATCGGCACTCATTCGCAAATTCAAACGGCACCCCGTCGATTCGCACTGGAGCGAATTCAACTACGATGCCCATCGCGATTCGCTGGTGCATGACGGTCGTTGGCCGGTGAAGACCAAGGATCGCTCGCAGTTTGTCTGCTCGTTTGAACGCTCCGATTGGGCATTCACCGATTGTCGCTTGAAAATTTACGACCTGCCCGGCGAGCGCATTCCGGATGCGCTGATGATCGGCCGCAGCTACGCCGAATGGTCCGATCTGCTGCTCAAACGCTTCAGCGATGATGCTAGTTATCGCAACCCGGCGGCGGAATTTCTCGATCGCGTGCAAGCCAGCAGTTTGGATCGGGAGATGATTCTGCTCGCGTATCGACTCACGCTCGCCCGGTTGATTCTGAGCTTCAAGCCGCTGATTTCGCCTTCGACATTCCTGCTGGATGAATCGGGCAGCACGGTCAAGCGGGGCACCGATGCCGAAATTGCCGCACTCCGATTCGCGGGCCGCAGTTCGGATCGGCAGTTTGCCCCGCTCCCGGCCAGCGCTCGGGCCAGTCAGCCGGAGATGGCCGCCGAATTCGAACGCTTCTACGACGAATACCGCGACCAAGTCGCTGCGCCGAATATCGCCATGCTCAAAGCGTGCGATCGGCTGGTGGTGCTGATCGATATTCCCACGTTGTTGGCCGGTGGCGTCGGGATGTTCAACGACAATCGGGATTTGCTGCAAGAATTGTTCCGCGTGCTGCAACCGGGCGAAAGCCTCGTCGGGTCGCTGTTCCGCACCGCCGCCTATTGGGGACTTCCGCACCAATTTCGGCCCAGCACCATCACCAAATGTGCTTTTGTCTGTCCGAAAATGGACTTGGTGCATCCCATGGACCGCGATCGCTTGGTGCATCTGCTCAAGAAAATGGTCGGTCGGCTGGCGATGGATTGCGATGGCTTGGAGGCCACATATCTCACCTGCTCCGCGATTCTCTCCACCAAGCAGGTGCCCACGGATGATGGCAGCCGCGTGATGGCCGGGATGCTCTACCGCGATAGCAAGGGGAATCGCCTGCCGCCCGGCGAGGAATCACGCTATACCGTCAGCGAAGTACCCGCAGATTGGCCGATGAATTGGCAGCCCGGCAGCTATCATTTCCCCGCGGTCTATCCGCAGATGCCCGCGATGAAATCGGTACCGCCGGTGCAGAAGAATCTCGATACGCTCTTGGATTTCTTGCTCAATTGA
- a CDS encoding DUF697 domain-containing protein, which produces MTNPHDDFDDHPGLPIGLQPPESATTPRSAPRMPPEDAKAFLRGDDSEVGIPEAAPQQHAPLSDADRRRIFEQEKAAALAEFKAIEASLANESTPFNWLAGWANPLLGALLLGLSGVLGVFLLAQGMSLLRTLEAQPIGIQYAGYVVLGLCALAVMVAVVRLLSLYARMRRNQQVQIRSLQALQERNHLRWIAESEKQRAVELLEQYLREFPLADRQEMRRLQNLGLTPELQTQLQSARDRLLDRSRRSTTEQWMNEFRSDFQGKLDLLAWERINFWAKRTGVVTAVSPNGMVDSAAMLASSFSMLGDLCHIYQLRTNRAGTMWLFSQVFFQAFLSGQVNDWEKLTEDQLNHLFSPHGPLYEATVARVLANVGSKAASGTLNYFLLRRLGRTTVALLQPVRA; this is translated from the coding sequence ATGACCAATCCGCATGATGATTTCGACGATCACCCCGGATTGCCAATCGGGTTGCAACCGCCGGAATCCGCCACCACCCCGCGATCCGCCCCGCGCATGCCCCCGGAGGATGCCAAGGCGTTTCTGCGCGGCGACGATTCCGAAGTTGGCATCCCCGAAGCCGCCCCGCAGCAGCACGCCCCGCTGAGCGATGCCGACCGACGGCGCATCTTCGAGCAGGAAAAAGCCGCAGCGCTCGCCGAATTCAAAGCCATTGAAGCCTCGCTCGCCAACGAATCGACCCCATTCAACTGGTTGGCTGGTTGGGCCAATCCGCTATTGGGTGCGCTCTTGCTCGGATTGTCGGGCGTGTTGGGCGTGTTTCTGCTGGCCCAAGGCATGAGTCTCTTGCGTACGTTGGAAGCTCAGCCGATCGGCATCCAATATGCGGGCTACGTCGTTCTGGGACTGTGCGCCCTGGCCGTGATGGTGGCCGTGGTCCGATTATTGTCACTGTATGCCCGCATGCGACGCAATCAGCAGGTGCAGATCCGCTCGTTGCAAGCCTTGCAGGAACGCAATCACCTGCGTTGGATCGCCGAATCCGAGAAACAACGCGCCGTGGAATTGCTCGAACAATACCTGCGGGAATTCCCATTGGCCGATCGCCAAGAAATGCGACGCTTGCAGAATTTGGGCCTCACCCCGGAATTGCAAACGCAATTGCAATCCGCCCGCGATCGCCTGTTGGATCGCAGCCGACGCAGCACCACCGAACAATGGATGAACGAATTTCGCAGCGACTTCCAAGGCAAACTCGATCTACTCGCCTGGGAACGCATCAACTTCTGGGCGAAACGCACCGGCGTGGTGACGGCCGTTTCTCCCAATGGAATGGTCGATAGCGCGGCGATGCTCGCTTCCAGCTTCAGCATGCTCGGCGATTTGTGCCACATCTACCAACTTCGCACCAATCGCGCGGGCACGATGTGGCTGTTTAGCCAAGTGTTCTTCCAAGCGTTCCTGTCGGGCCAAGTCAACGACTGGGAAAAGCTCACGGAAGACCAATTGAACCATCTGTTTAGCCCGCACGGGCCGCTGTACGAAGCCACGGTCGCCCGCGTGTTGGCGAATGTCGGCTCGAAGGCCGCCTCGGGCACCCTGAACTACTTCCTGCTCCGCCGATTGGGTCGCACCACCGTCGCCCTGCTGCAACCCGTTCGCGCATAA
- a CDS encoding DUF1398 domain-containing protein, producing the protein MVGKMCRWNEREFTIQMETIMNAERTQVIQRCAQGALSGELGFPEIVERLAEIGVERYHADYSRQEMTYYLADGESLVVASLHPSHPSATEFSTSAVMSAVQQSQRNEHTYPDFIRKTMAAGCVGYFVQITGRRVIYFGRDGDSHVEHFPPIPVSATATGMQRH; encoded by the coding sequence ATGGTTGGAAAAATGTGCCGGTGGAATGAACGCGAATTCACAATCCAAATGGAAACAATCATGAATGCAGAACGAACCCAGGTGATTCAGCGATGCGCGCAAGGCGCACTATCGGGTGAACTGGGCTTTCCTGAAATCGTCGAACGGCTCGCAGAAATCGGCGTGGAGCGGTATCACGCGGACTATAGCCGACAAGAAATGACGTACTATCTCGCGGATGGGGAATCGCTGGTGGTTGCCTCGCTGCATCCATCCCACCCCTCGGCAACGGAGTTTTCCACATCGGCCGTGATGTCGGCGGTTCAACAAAGTCAGCGGAACGAGCACACCTATCCGGACTTCATCCGAAAGACCATGGCCGCTGGCTGCGTCGGGTACTTCGTGCAGATCACCGGCCGTCGTGTCATCTACTTCGGTCGAGATGGTGACTCGCATGTGGAGCATTTCCCGCCGATCCCCGTCAGTGCAACTGCAACGGGAATGCAACGCCACTGA
- a CDS encoding MarR family winged helix-turn-helix transcriptional regulator, whose protein sequence is MTTISTSTLETHTGYWLRYVSNHVSHAFAQQVEAQGVTVAEWVLLREMLGAGATNPSLLAEKLGMTRGAISKLVERLSRKKLVVRAVSEGDRRYQTIELTEAGARLVPILAQLADENDRQFFGHLSLEDRNKLVCMLQEIVRRHGWKNVPVE, encoded by the coding sequence ATGACCACGATAAGTACAAGCACACTGGAAACGCATACCGGATACTGGTTGCGGTACGTTTCCAACCATGTTTCGCATGCGTTCGCGCAGCAGGTTGAAGCGCAAGGCGTGACGGTTGCCGAATGGGTGCTTCTCCGGGAAATGCTGGGCGCGGGAGCGACGAATCCGAGTCTGCTTGCCGAAAAACTGGGCATGACCCGAGGGGCGATTTCCAAGTTGGTGGAACGCCTTTCCCGGAAGAAGTTAGTCGTCCGTGCCGTCTCGGAAGGGGACCGGCGTTATCAAACAATCGAACTCACGGAGGCGGGGGCGCGGCTTGTGCCGATCTTGGCTCAGCTTGCCGATGAGAATGATCGTCAATTCTTCGGCCATCTCTCGCTGGAAGATCGAAACAAGCTGGTGTGCATGCTTCAGGAGATCGTTCGTCGGCATGGTTGGAAAAATGTGCCGGTGGAATGA
- a CDS encoding ArsR/SmtB family transcription factor yields MSEDAPSAPEPCPVKASLQQRPLLGCEQALQVEALFDVLANDTRLRLIHAIARQNEACVNDLAEALEMKPQAVSNQLQRLLDQGIVATRRQGNYIFYRIVDRCVMILLEHGLCLIEENAKRAKSSGGTV; encoded by the coding sequence ATGTCCGAAGATGCCCCGTCCGCTCCGGAACCGTGCCCGGTCAAAGCCAGTTTGCAACAACGCCCGCTGTTGGGGTGCGAGCAAGCGCTGCAGGTCGAGGCATTATTCGATGTGCTGGCGAATGATACGCGATTGCGGCTCATTCACGCGATCGCTCGTCAGAATGAAGCCTGTGTCAATGATCTCGCCGAGGCGTTGGAGATGAAGCCGCAAGCGGTCTCCAATCAACTGCAACGGCTGCTGGATCAAGGGATTGTGGCCACACGTCGGCAGGGGAATTACATCTTCTATCGGATTGTTGACCGATGCGTCATGATTCTCTTGGAACACGGTTTATGCTTGATCGAAGAGAACGCCAAACGCGCAAAGTCTTCGGGCGGAACAGTTTAA
- a CDS encoding four-helix bundle copper-binding protein, translated as MSRRSWLGLVAIAMLVPVIGSRFGHAAVEADDPCARECAACSQQCQACAADCLDEVGEGKTDRRRCVQLCLDCSDICGACAKIAARGGPLESVIASACATACDQCAAECAKHRDDATCQACAAQCRKCAAACRAAQKK; from the coding sequence ATGTCGCGTCGAAGTTGGCTTGGATTGGTGGCGATTGCGATGCTGGTGCCGGTCATCGGCAGTCGCTTCGGGCATGCCGCCGTGGAAGCGGATGATCCCTGTGCGCGGGAATGTGCGGCCTGTTCGCAACAGTGCCAAGCCTGTGCCGCCGATTGTCTGGACGAAGTGGGCGAAGGCAAAACCGATCGCCGACGTTGTGTCCAACTCTGTTTGGATTGTTCGGATATCTGCGGTGCCTGCGCCAAAATCGCGGCCCGTGGCGGTCCCCTGGAGTCGGTGATCGCATCGGCCTGCGCCACCGCCTGCGACCAGTGCGCCGCCGAGTGTGCCAAACACCGCGACGACGCCACCTGCCAAGCCTGTGCCGCTCAATGCCGAAAATGCGCCGCCGCCTGCCGAGCCGCTCAGAAGAAATAA
- a CDS encoding transglutaminase family protein: MPMPMRQWVGRLGMLLGLLGGMLSANPSRAEEPLSTEAIVERCKPSVVVISSAGRDARQTGIGTGFVIDSKQGLIATNFHVIGEGRAFAVETADGKRHPIEAIHATDRKGDLAIIRISTRTLPELKLGKSTRLNDGQPIVALGNPQGLKFSVVEGVVSGRREIEGRTMIQLAMPVEPGNSGGPIVNRQGEVVGVVTLKSAITANLGFAMPSDALAALVAKPNPVTWDQWLALGAIDSTVWQPELGARWRQRVGRIWVEGAGTGFGGRAMCLRKSAPPKLPIELSVRVKLDDESGAAGLLFHADADLNHYGFYPTGGKLRLTRFDGPDVYAWNILADVPSPHYRVGEWNTLKVRLTREGMQCYVNDQLVITSRDTARTSGRIGLVKFRETAAEFRDFKVVSVTDGDATANAEQQDRVRKNLDRIPLSPPPMSDQLKPLVRDVPISTELLRERARQLEQQVAQLRALANRLHEERVIAELDQALSGDDAKVDLLAATLILSRLDQEEIDAAEYRSEVERLAAAVRRKLPKDASEATIRDTLRTVLFEEQGFHGSRDSFYSRANSSMASLLDDREGLPLTLAVLTMDLGQRLGLKFEGIGLPGYFVVRWVPKAGKAEYLDVYERGKSLTEAEIRDLIEANTGTEFDDEYLKPMAKKAIIVRMLRNLVRSSQEAKDADSALRYLEAIVRLEPDAHRERFLRSGMRLEKGRRAEAVADLEYLLEHASDEINVPRVLQLKEAIESGR; encoded by the coding sequence ATGCCAATGCCGATGCGTCAGTGGGTGGGTCGATTGGGGATGCTACTGGGATTGCTGGGCGGAATGCTGTCGGCGAATCCCAGTCGCGCGGAGGAGCCGCTTTCTACCGAGGCGATTGTCGAGCGCTGCAAGCCGTCGGTGGTGGTGATTTCGTCGGCGGGCCGCGACGCTCGGCAGACCGGCATCGGCACCGGCTTTGTCATCGACAGCAAACAAGGGCTGATTGCCACGAATTTCCACGTCATCGGCGAAGGGCGAGCCTTTGCCGTCGAAACTGCCGATGGAAAACGTCATCCCATCGAGGCGATTCACGCGACGGATCGCAAGGGGGATCTGGCGATTATCCGCATCTCCACCCGCACATTGCCGGAACTGAAACTGGGCAAATCGACGCGACTGAATGATGGTCAGCCGATTGTGGCGCTGGGCAATCCGCAGGGGTTGAAATTCAGCGTGGTGGAAGGCGTCGTTTCGGGGCGGCGCGAAATCGAAGGACGCACCATGATTCAGTTGGCGATGCCCGTGGAGCCGGGAAATTCCGGCGGGCCAATCGTCAATCGCCAGGGGGAAGTCGTCGGCGTGGTGACGCTGAAATCGGCAATCACCGCGAATCTCGGCTTTGCGATGCCCAGCGATGCCTTGGCCGCACTCGTGGCCAAACCGAACCCCGTCACGTGGGATCAATGGCTCGCCTTGGGGGCGATCGACAGCACCGTGTGGCAGCCGGAATTGGGCGCACGCTGGCGACAACGTGTGGGACGCATCTGGGTGGAAGGTGCGGGCACCGGATTTGGCGGGCGGGCGATGTGTCTCCGCAAGTCCGCCCCGCCCAAACTCCCCATCGAATTGAGCGTCCGCGTGAAATTGGATGATGAGAGCGGGGCTGCGGGATTGCTGTTCCATGCCGATGCCGACTTGAATCACTACGGATTCTACCCCACCGGCGGCAAGTTGCGGCTCACTCGCTTCGATGGGCCGGATGTCTACGCCTGGAACATTCTGGCGGATGTTCCCAGCCCGCATTATCGGGTGGGGGAATGGAACACGCTGAAAGTGCGGCTGACCCGCGAAGGGATGCAATGCTATGTCAACGATCAATTGGTGATTACCAGCCGCGATACCGCGCGCACGTCGGGGCGAATCGGGCTGGTGAAATTCCGCGAAACGGCGGCGGAGTTCCGCGATTTCAAAGTGGTGTCTGTGACCGACGGCGATGCCACGGCCAATGCCGAGCAGCAAGACCGCGTGCGGAAGAATCTCGATCGCATTCCGCTTTCCCCGCCGCCGATGAGCGATCAGCTCAAACCGCTGGTGCGGGATGTGCCCATCAGTACGGAATTGCTCCGCGAACGGGCCCGACAATTGGAACAACAAGTGGCGCAACTGCGTGCATTGGCCAACCGATTGCACGAAGAACGGGTGATTGCCGAACTCGATCAGGCATTATCCGGCGATGATGCGAAGGTGGATTTACTCGCCGCCACGCTCATCTTATCCCGATTGGATCAGGAAGAGATCGACGCGGCGGAATATCGCAGCGAAGTCGAGCGACTCGCCGCCGCCGTGCGCCGCAAACTGCCCAAAGACGCCAGCGAAGCCACCATCCGCGACACCCTGCGAACGGTGCTGTTCGAGGAGCAGGGGTTCCATGGCAGTCGCGATTCGTTCTACAGTCGGGCGAATAGCAGCATGGCCAGTCTGCTGGACGACCGCGAGGGGTTGCCGTTGACGTTGGCGGTGCTGACGATGGATCTCGGTCAACGATTGGGACTGAAATTCGAGGGCATCGGCTTGCCCGGCTACTTCGTCGTTCGCTGGGTGCCCAAAGCGGGCAAAGCCGAATATCTCGATGTCTACGAACGCGGAAAATCGCTCACCGAGGCGGAAATCCGCGACCTCATCGAAGCGAACACCGGCACGGAATTCGATGATGAATATCTCAAACCGATGGCGAAAAAGGCGATCATCGTGCGGATGCTGCGAAATCTCGTCCGCTCCAGCCAAGAAGCGAAAGACGCCGATTCCGCACTGCGATATTTGGAGGCCATCGTTCGCCTGGAGCCGGATGCCCACCGCGAGCGATTTCTGCGCTCCGGCATGCGATTGGAGAAGGGACGCCGCGCGGAGGCCGTCGCCGATTTGGAGTATCTGTTGGAACACGCCAGCGACGAAATCAACGTCCCGCGCGTGCTGCAATTGAAGGAAGCCATCGAATCGGGCCGATAA
- a CDS encoding M56 family metallopeptidase produces MRDLLEIALTNAFLATLMAGVLVAARSWLRLRPALLHLGWGLVLLRLIWPPLPGIELPWTLPSQSSLAVEVTLADSVPIDGPGAIAGDESSGWATGEPTAFDGREPLALDEQANAWGMSPAAELLTIPETADPLPLDSIAESAVAVEIEVVLVAIWFAGSGWILLRTLGQIRRFRRMLAHGSEPDSELATLIADLSRQMGLAAAPTTTLLPGRIPPLIWSWGPGRDRLVLPAELLPRMQSDTLANLILHELAHIRRRDVWMRRLEGLAMVLMWWYPLLGWIRGQIRACEEACCDAWVIEQRQQRRQYALAIVETLDFLATDCKRPLAPLASGISAHQAVTIRVRDIMQGSLTRRLSVAGLGMLLGFGMLTLAVQPGRVQADGENKPGPKDGDGKKDDRKKDGDFFKKFGPKGDFKKEGPGPKGDFKKDGPGPKGDFKKDSPKERPAANREAIEKVRSELEAKRREVREQMQAMMGLERRLAELEGRPAPEGRFGVMGGFGGFGPMGPGGIGGGIGGAGGAGGEGGPRFGPMGPMGPMGRGEIGGENNPFNRLERMERMMSEMRRELEELRRGRPEGRPEGRGRPEGRPFSPEGRGPGGDRGRPEGRPEGRGPGGERGPGGDRAPEGRPERK; encoded by the coding sequence ATGCGTGATCTACTCGAAATTGCTCTGACCAATGCATTCTTAGCAACGCTGATGGCCGGTGTGTTGGTGGCGGCGCGCTCGTGGCTGCGTCTCCGCCCGGCGCTCCTGCATCTGGGCTGGGGATTGGTGCTGCTGCGATTGATCTGGCCGCCGCTACCGGGAATCGAACTCCCCTGGACGCTGCCAAGCCAATCGTCCTTGGCGGTCGAAGTGACCCTCGCGGACTCCGTTCCAATCGACGGACCCGGAGCAATCGCGGGCGATGAATCGAGTGGCTGGGCCACGGGCGAACCAACTGCGTTCGACGGGCGCGAACCACTCGCTCTCGACGAACAGGCCAATGCCTGGGGCATGTCACCAGCAGCCGAGTTGCTGACCATCCCCGAGACGGCCGACCCGCTGCCACTCGATTCGATCGCTGAATCGGCAGTGGCCGTGGAAATCGAAGTGGTGCTCGTGGCGATTTGGTTCGCGGGGAGCGGCTGGATTCTGCTGCGAACACTGGGACAGATTCGCCGATTTCGCCGAATGTTGGCCCACGGTAGCGAACCCGACTCCGAACTCGCCACGCTGATTGCGGACCTCTCCCGACAGATGGGATTGGCCGCCGCACCAACCACAACACTCCTGCCAGGGCGCATTCCGCCGCTGATTTGGAGTTGGGGACCAGGCAGGGATCGTCTGGTGCTTCCCGCCGAATTGCTTCCTCGGATGCAATCGGACACACTGGCCAACCTCATTTTGCATGAGCTGGCCCACATTCGTCGCCGCGATGTTTGGATGCGTCGCTTGGAAGGTTTGGCGATGGTGCTGATGTGGTGGTATCCGCTGCTGGGCTGGATTCGCGGGCAAATTCGAGCCTGCGAAGAAGCCTGTTGCGATGCCTGGGTGATCGAACAACGACAACAACGCCGCCAGTATGCACTGGCGATCGTCGAAACACTGGACTTTCTGGCGACCGATTGCAAACGCCCCTTGGCCCCGTTGGCCAGCGGCATCTCGGCTCATCAGGCAGTCACCATTCGTGTGAGGGATATTATGCAAGGCTCTCTGACTCGACGCCTCTCCGTGGCCGGTCTGGGTATGCTGCTGGGCTTCGGCATGCTGACGCTGGCCGTTCAGCCCGGCCGTGTGCAAGCCGATGGCGAGAACAAGCCCGGTCCCAAAGACGGTGACGGCAAGAAAGATGATCGCAAGAAAGACGGCGATTTCTTCAAGAAATTCGGCCCGAAGGGTGACTTCAAGAAGGAAGGCCCTGGTCCGAAGGGTGACTTCAAGAAAGACGGCCCCGGCCCGAAGGGTGATTTCAAGAAGGATAGCCCCAAGGAACGTCCCGCCGCGAATCGGGAAGCCATTGAAAAGGTGCGAAGCGAACTCGAAGCCAAACGCCGCGAAGTGCGGGAACAAATGCAGGCCATGATGGGCCTGGAACGCCGCTTGGCCGAACTCGAAGGCCGACCCGCTCCGGAAGGCCGCTTCGGTGTCATGGGCGGATTCGGCGGCTTCGGCCCGATGGGGCCCGGCGGGATTGGCGGCGGCATCGGCGGTGCTGGCGGTGCTGGCGGCGAAGGTGGCCCGCGATTCGGTCCGATGGGTCCGATGGGTCCGATGGGACGCGGCGAAATCGGTGGCGAAAACAATCCGTTCAACCGGCTGGAACGCATGGAACGGATGATGAGCGAAATGCGCCGCGAATTGGAAGAACTCCGCCGTGGCCGCCCCGAAGGCCGTCCCGAAGGCCGTGGTCGTCCGGAAGGCCGTCCCTTCAGCCCAGAAGGTCGTGGGCCTGGTGGTGATCGTGGTCGCCCGGAAGGTCGTCCGGAAGGTCGTGGGCCTGGCGGGGAACGTGGCCCTGGTGGCGATCGTGCCCCGGAAGGTCGTCCGGAACGGAAGTAA
- a CDS encoding BlaI/MecI/CopY family transcriptional regulator: protein MARSPEDVTDAELAVLQELWERGPCTVRAIVETLYPEGTAAQVATVQTLLTRLEKKAFVRRDRQGPVQQFFATIQREELIGRRVQDIVEQLCDGSMTPLLTHLVQADRLSPQDRQALRQLIDQLDSDGPNDAPASAGSH, encoded by the coding sequence ATGGCGCGCTCCCCGGAAGATGTCACCGATGCCGAATTAGCCGTGTTGCAGGAACTCTGGGAACGGGGGCCATGCACCGTTCGGGCGATTGTCGAAACGCTCTACCCCGAAGGAACCGCCGCGCAGGTGGCCACGGTGCAGACGTTGCTGACTCGATTGGAGAAGAAGGCATTTGTCCGCCGGGACCGTCAGGGGCCGGTTCAGCAATTTTTTGCCACAATTCAGCGCGAAGAACTCATCGGTCGTCGCGTCCAAGACATTGTGGAGCAATTATGCGATGGGTCGATGACCCCGCTGCTGACGCACTTGGTGCAAGCCGATCGGCTATCCCCGCAGGATCGCCAAGCTTTGCGGCAGCTCATCGACCAACTGGATTCCGATGGCCCGAATGATGCCCCCGCATCAGCCGGATCCCACTAA